A genomic segment from Saprospiraceae bacterium encodes:
- a CDS encoding DUF1624 domain-containing protein, producing METAELKLNKRIYSIDLLRGIIMVIMALDHTRDFIHYDAFLHDPLDIETTSLAFYMTRWVTHFCAPIFIFLSGVSIYLQSFRKSKIDLSKFLFKRGLWLIFVEFIIMGFLWSFNFQFPMFFLQVIWAIGISMVFMSLIIHLPYILILITGSLIVCLHNVLDGINSTQQGFFWDVLHNGHFAAHAINQDHTLVIVYPFLPWLGVMMLGYCLGKLYEQSTSADFRRKFLLIKGIGLILFFILLRWSNYYGDPIPWSAQNDFLHTLLSFFNVNKYPPSLLFLCITLGPALIVLSLTDSINAAIASSNKLVKIFNIYGSVPFFYYILHFYLIHLVAGVLYFTRGHAWSEPDIIPNGPPFAFMVSGEGYSLGIVYLVWILVVISLYPLCKWFSEYRKRNSYWWLGYV from the coding sequence TTGGAAACAGCGGAGCTCAAATTAAACAAACGAATTTATTCCATTGATTTATTGCGTGGAATCATTATGGTAATTATGGCCTTGGACCATACCCGGGATTTTATTCATTACGATGCATTCTTACATGATCCCCTAGATATTGAAACAACCAGTTTGGCATTTTATATGACGAGATGGGTCACGCATTTTTGTGCACCCATTTTTATTTTTCTTTCTGGTGTTTCGATCTATCTTCAAAGTTTTAGAAAATCAAAAATTGATCTCAGTAAATTTTTATTTAAACGAGGGCTCTGGTTGATTTTTGTTGAATTTATTATTATGGGATTCTTATGGAGTTTTAATTTCCAGTTTCCAATGTTTTTCTTACAAGTTATTTGGGCAATTGGAATCTCCATGGTATTTATGAGTCTTATAATCCATTTACCCTATATTTTAATATTAATTACAGGTTCGCTTATTGTTTGTTTGCACAATGTGTTGGATGGAATCAATTCAACACAGCAGGGTTTTTTCTGGGATGTTTTACACAATGGGCACTTTGCAGCGCATGCAATCAACCAAGATCACACCTTAGTGATTGTGTATCCGTTTTTACCGTGGTTGGGAGTTATGATGCTGGGCTATTGCCTGGGTAAATTATACGAGCAATCGACTTCAGCAGATTTTCGAAGAAAATTTTTATTAATAAAAGGGATCGGACTGATTTTGTTTTTTATTCTTCTTCGTTGGTCAAATTATTATGGTGATCCAATTCCCTGGAGTGCACAGAATGATTTTCTACATACGCTCTTATCTTTTTTCAATGTCAATAAATATCCACCTTCTTTATTGTTTTTATGCATTACACTCGGACCGGCATTGATTGTCCTCAGTTTAACCGATTCCATAAATGCTGCCATTGCATCATCGAATAAACTGGTCAAAATATTCAACATATACGGCAGTGTGCCTTTCTTCTATTACATTCTTCATTTTTATTTAATTCACCTCGTAGCAGGTGTTTTATATTTTACCCGAGGTCATGCCTGGTCTGAACCGGACATTATTCCCAATGGACCTCCCTTTGCATTCATGGTTTCCGGCGAAGGCTATTCTTTAGGTATCGTGTACCTGGTATGGATCCTGGTTGTAATCAGTTTATATCCTCTTTGCAAATGGTTTAGCGAGTACCGGAAACGGAATTCGTATTGGTGGCTGGGGTATGTTTAA
- a CDS encoding FAD-binding protein has protein sequence MNHPSQLPFQELKNQLAGELHTDALHVGIYATDASNYQILPLAVALPKNEADVLAILRWSNLHKVPVMARGGGTSLVGQTVARAIVIDFTKYMDSILEFNPEERWAWVEPGIVRDVLNQNLSAYQLHFAPDPATTSRATVGGMIANNSSGTRSIRYGKTLDHVIELKIALANGNIIQCKNLTTAELEEKLELQDEEGHIYRELFKLIQENRPEIEARFPKVMRRVGGYNLDEFLNNEWNLCDLITGSECTLALILAAKINLEPTPKHQCLCVVHFEDFFESIAHVSEIVAFKPAAVELLDHMLIERSRENLETKHYCHFIQGDPGGVLVVEFYGETQEEAIEHANALAKHLQNQQKGYAWPVISNKQEIEAVFTVRKKGLGLLMGVKGHRKPIAFIEDAAVPLEHLSDYIREVFEVCKFNQTPVLAYAHASVGLLHVKPLLDLRDGEDIERMKKISSQVLQLVKKYKGSWSGEHGDGLARSPYNEEFFGNQLYRAFQTVKAVFDPMNLLNPGKIVDAPAVDSNLRYGTTYKDIAFQSMFHYRNEGGFADAVHLCNGVGECRKHTGGTMCPSFRATLEEKDSTRGRANVLRLAMSGQLDDYGMDSPALQEALDLCLSCKACKSECPSNVDMAKLKSEILHFQLNKKGLSISDRLIAWQDFFGNMNSGLMAGMVNGTMKLKPFRKLLQKISGLDQRRILPEYTLKPFKARSTSTTSNPYNKVVLFADTYMKFHEPGIGISAKKLLEQFGYEVIVYDKQCCQRPAISHGLLDQAKTKGSQLFNDLKPWLDQKIPVLVCEPSCASALKDDIPDLMDSEWARDASERIYLIEDFISREDKMLSHLKFKEGDYLFHGHCHQKAMFTTKSMHLLFYNHAFSEINSGCCGMAGSFGYEKNHYDLSERIVKTSLIPAIEKSKPETHLIANGFSCRHQIEHFGNRKSRHWLEYLEL, from the coding sequence TTGAACCACCCAAGCCAATTACCCTTTCAGGAGCTTAAAAATCAACTTGCAGGAGAATTACACACCGATGCACTGCATGTAGGAATTTATGCCACCGATGCCAGCAATTACCAAATTCTACCTTTGGCTGTTGCGCTTCCAAAAAATGAAGCAGATGTACTTGCAATTTTACGATGGTCAAATTTGCATAAAGTGCCGGTTATGGCACGCGGTGGTGGAACCAGTTTGGTTGGCCAAACAGTTGCCAGAGCCATTGTAATTGATTTTACAAAATACATGGATTCAATTCTGGAATTTAATCCGGAAGAAAGATGGGCCTGGGTCGAACCTGGAATTGTGCGGGATGTATTGAATCAGAATTTGAGTGCATATCAACTGCACTTTGCACCAGATCCTGCAACTACTTCACGCGCAACCGTAGGTGGGATGATTGCAAACAATAGCAGCGGGACACGAAGCATACGCTATGGAAAAACACTGGATCATGTCATCGAATTAAAAATTGCCCTGGCAAATGGTAATATCATTCAGTGTAAAAATTTAACTACTGCTGAACTGGAGGAAAAACTTGAATTGCAAGATGAAGAGGGCCATATTTATCGTGAGTTGTTTAAGCTTATTCAGGAAAACAGACCGGAAATCGAAGCACGTTTTCCAAAAGTCATGCGACGTGTAGGAGGATACAATCTCGATGAATTTTTAAATAATGAATGGAATCTCTGTGATTTAATAACTGGCAGTGAATGCACCCTTGCTTTAATTCTTGCTGCAAAAATAAATCTGGAGCCCACTCCAAAACATCAATGTTTGTGTGTAGTTCATTTTGAAGATTTTTTTGAATCCATTGCACATGTATCAGAAATTGTTGCATTCAAACCTGCTGCTGTTGAATTGTTGGATCACATGTTGATTGAACGCAGCCGCGAAAATTTAGAGACCAAACATTATTGTCATTTTATACAAGGAGATCCTGGGGGTGTTTTAGTTGTTGAATTTTATGGTGAAACACAAGAAGAAGCCATCGAACATGCTAATGCATTGGCAAAGCATTTGCAAAATCAACAGAAAGGATATGCCTGGCCGGTTATTTCTAACAAGCAGGAAATCGAAGCAGTGTTTACAGTTCGGAAGAAAGGTCTTGGTTTATTGATGGGTGTAAAAGGACATCGCAAACCCATTGCATTTATTGAAGATGCAGCCGTGCCGCTCGAACATCTTTCAGATTACATCCGGGAAGTCTTTGAAGTATGTAAATTTAATCAAACCCCTGTCCTTGCCTATGCGCATGCAAGCGTTGGACTTCTCCACGTAAAACCATTATTGGATTTACGGGATGGGGAGGATATCGAGCGCATGAAAAAGATTTCGTCGCAGGTGTTGCAATTGGTAAAAAAATACAAAGGTTCGTGGAGCGGAGAACATGGAGATGGATTGGCGCGAAGTCCATATAACGAAGAATTTTTTGGCAATCAATTGTACCGAGCATTTCAAACGGTGAAAGCAGTTTTCGATCCGATGAATTTATTGAATCCTGGAAAAATAGTAGATGCACCGGCCGTTGATTCCAATTTGCGGTATGGGACAACTTACAAAGACATAGCGTTTCAATCCATGTTTCATTATCGCAATGAAGGTGGTTTTGCAGATGCAGTTCATTTATGCAATGGGGTAGGTGAATGCAGGAAGCATACCGGCGGAACCATGTGTCCAAGTTTTCGTGCAACGCTGGAGGAAAAAGACAGCACACGTGGACGAGCCAATGTATTGCGATTAGCCATGAGTGGACAATTAGATGATTACGGAATGGACAGTCCAGCATTGCAGGAAGCATTGGATTTATGTTTGTCCTGCAAAGCATGTAAGTCCGAATGCCCAAGTAATGTGGACATGGCAAAATTGAAATCAGAAATCTTGCATTTTCAATTGAACAAAAAGGGTCTTTCTATATCGGATCGCTTGATTGCATGGCAGGATTTTTTTGGAAACATGAATAGCGGTTTAATGGCGGGTATGGTCAATGGTACGATGAAATTGAAACCATTTAGAAAGCTGCTGCAAAAAATTTCAGGATTGGATCAGAGACGCATTTTACCTGAATATACATTAAAACCTTTTAAAGCGCGGTCCACTTCCACAACATCAAATCCATACAACAAAGTAGTTTTATTTGCAGATACCTATATGAAGTTCCATGAGCCCGGGATCGGCATTTCGGCAAAAAAATTATTAGAGCAATTTGGATATGAAGTCATAGTCTACGACAAACAATGTTGTCAACGTCCGGCTATTTCTCATGGATTATTAGATCAAGCTAAGACAAAAGGCAGTCAGTTGTTTAATGATTTAAAACCCTGGTTGGATCAAAAAATTCCGGTATTGGTATGTGAACCATCCTGTGCATCTGCACTAAAAGATGACATTCCGGATTTAATGGACTCAGAATGGGCCCGCGATGCATCGGAACGAATCTACCTGATAGAAGATTTTATCAGCAGGGAAGATAAAATGTTAAGCCATTTGAAATTTAAAGAAGGGGATTATTTGTTTCACGGACATTGTCATCAAAAAGCAATGTTTACAACAAAATCTATGCACTTGTTATTTTACAATCATGCATTTTCGGAAATCAATTCCGGTTGTTGTGGTATGGCCGGTTCCTTTGGTTACGAGAAAAATCACTACGATTTATCAGAGCGTATTGTAAAAACCAGTTTAATCCCAGCCATAGAAAAATCCAAACCGGAAACACACCTTATTGCCAATGGATTCAGTTGTCGTCATCAGATCGAACATTTTGGAAATCGTAAATCCAGACACTGGTTGGAGTATTTGGAGTTGTAA
- the rny gene encoding ribonuclease Y — translation MAGMGIGYFIVHAILKRSNQRKLEEINRISDLEIEKARVTAQRMVSEAEMKAEKIVSKAEQKNETIKQQKIQESRDNFARLKADFESYKTTQSVELKERELKAVAIEKDIQAKTQDIENREGEVKMLRENLDLQLKIVNKKKEELEFANEKRIKELEQIARMNESEAKEHLLQAVKAKASNDAMIIEREVIEQAKTNANKEAKKIVIQTIQRMCAEYTIENSVSVFNLDSDDIKGQIIGREGRNIRALEAATGAEIVVDDTPEAIVISSFDPIRREIARLSLKRLVADGRIHPARIEEVVAKVKKQLDEQIVEIGERTIIDLDIHGLDPYLVKMIGRMRFRSSYGQNLLKHSSETANLCAVMAAELGLNPKQIKLAKRAGLLHDIGKVAEEESELSHALFGMKLCEKYNENPIIINAVGAHHDEIEMNNIISPIVQACDAISGARPGARREILESYLKRINELEELAMTYEGVQKAYALQAGRELRVIVESEKVTDQYADDLAFMISQKIQDEMQYPGQVKVTVIREKRATAFAR, via the coding sequence ATGGCCGGAATGGGCATCGGTTATTTCATCGTTCATGCCATTCTCAAACGTTCCAATCAAAGAAAATTAGAGGAAATTAACCGGATCAGTGATCTGGAAATTGAAAAAGCACGGGTAACCGCTCAACGCATGGTTTCTGAAGCAGAAATGAAGGCTGAAAAAATCGTCTCCAAAGCTGAACAGAAAAATGAAACCATCAAACAACAAAAAATTCAGGAGTCACGGGACAATTTCGCCCGACTGAAAGCTGATTTTGAAAGTTATAAAACAACCCAGTCCGTCGAACTCAAAGAGCGTGAATTAAAGGCTGTCGCAATTGAAAAGGATATTCAAGCCAAAACCCAGGATATTGAAAATCGCGAAGGTGAGGTTAAAATGTTGCGTGAAAATCTTGATCTCCAGTTAAAAATTGTCAACAAGAAAAAAGAAGAATTGGAATTTGCCAATGAAAAGCGCATCAAGGAATTGGAACAGATTGCTCGCATGAATGAATCTGAGGCAAAGGAACATCTCTTGCAAGCGGTTAAAGCAAAAGCAAGCAACGATGCGATGATTATTGAACGTGAAGTCATCGAACAAGCCAAAACAAATGCCAATAAAGAAGCTAAGAAAATAGTCATCCAAACCATTCAACGGATGTGTGCTGAATACACCATTGAAAATTCAGTTTCAGTATTTAATCTGGACAGCGATGACATCAAAGGACAAATCATCGGACGAGAAGGCCGGAATATCCGTGCTCTGGAAGCCGCTACCGGAGCAGAAATTGTTGTTGACGATACTCCGGAAGCTATTGTTATTTCCAGTTTTGATCCAATCCGACGTGAAATTGCACGCCTTTCATTAAAACGATTGGTAGCAGATGGCAGAATTCACCCGGCTCGTATTGAAGAAGTCGTTGCAAAAGTGAAGAAACAACTCGACGAACAAATTGTAGAAATCGGAGAACGTACCATCATCGATCTGGATATTCATGGATTGGATCCCTACCTGGTTAAAATGATTGGACGCATGCGTTTCCGTTCGTCTTACGGTCAGAATTTATTGAAACACTCTTCAGAAACTGCAAACCTCTGTGCCGTGATGGCAGCTGAATTGGGTCTGAATCCGAAGCAAATTAAATTGGCAAAACGGGCCGGACTCTTACACGATATCGGAAAAGTTGCTGAAGAAGAATCTGAATTGTCACATGCTTTATTTGGCATGAAGCTGTGCGAAAAATACAATGAAAATCCAATCATCATCAATGCAGTAGGTGCGCACCACGATGAGATTGAAATGAATAATATCATCTCTCCAATCGTACAAGCCTGCGATGCAATCTCAGGTGCTCGCCCAGGTGCCCGTCGGGAAATTCTGGAATCCTACCTCAAACGGATTAACGAATTGGAAGAATTAGCAATGACCTATGAAGGCGTCCAAAAAGCATACGCCCTCCAAGCCGGACGCGAATTGCGCGTAATCGTAGAAAGCGAAAAAGTAACCGACCAATATGCAGACGATCTCGCATTCATGATTTCACAAAAAATTCAAGACGAGATGCAATATCCCGGACAAGTAAAAGTGACCGTAATCAGAGAAAAACGGGCCACTGCTTTTGCAAGATAA
- a CDS encoding DUF839 domain-containing protein yields the protein MKSTLLGLFFILLTFQFISAQQTISIRVNQPDDDIEEYIPGANQTKVLGSMDIGSSDLELGMETKDNIDPQLIGMRFNSIAIPKGALITNAYLQFTVDNNNKNTDPCNLFIYAELSSNAVAFNTSQAFNLSSRSFIKDSIVWNIAPGSWTVIGEKSLDQRSTNISSLIQQIVNQQDWIPGNSLALFIKGSGLREAESYDGSPADAPLLVIEFTPVLNLTTKISSPEDDIEEYLPGPNQTKVPGNMDIGSSDLELGMETAGNLDPQYIGLRFAALDIPKSSVIKSAYLQFTVDNTNKNTDPSKLTILVENTSNAQAYNANDPFNLTKRAVLNDSIIWEIPNGSWTVIGQKGADQRSTDISKLVQQIVNQNNWTSGNAISFFIKGVGLREAESYDGSPADAAQLIIDYIPVAKSSFSVLTPEDDIEEYLPGPNQTKVPGNMDIGSSDLELGMETAGNVDPQYVGMRFANINLTKGTFVTNAYLQFTVDNTNKNTDPCKLTIWAEKSENSLAFNPNDPFNLTKRSVFSDSIVWDISAGSWTTIGEKSLDQQSVNISTLINKILAQDNWTSGNALSLFIKGTGLREAESYDGSPSDAPKLNIEFFQSVKPRLPVTDFPLKRKSDWYYWDQTTPPPADWAAINYKDDAWESGPAPLGYGDPFIVTKLKFGPDANNKTISNYFRKYISILNLDSLSNQIEFSINTDDGAVVYVNGAEAFRINLPDTTIRPSTKAVKRILGHEERYFYLFDVPKTLFVNGTNTIAVEVHQWEGFSSDLSFDLEIKNKKFDTNPSRLGCTNGNDQHIACFTSLLPRSQDESIELPDSHAFQYIIATDDAYIGTQGNIPSNFDFTGYVPINGSSTEGYLSINHEKTIGGVSILDMKFNQTKKLWEVNSSGPVDFSPVVMTSENCSGAVTPWNTIITCEETTLNVDANSDGYLDIGWSIEIDPKTRAVKNYGKGPEKLWALGRMDHENAVVKNDRKTLYQGEDAPDGNVYKFIADQEGNLSAGKLYVLKLNGTIQNGEPTSSQGVWLEVPNTTTQERNDVKQWAKQNGATQFAGVEDVEINPLNDQVYFSVKGVGRVYRFTDEGNTVSGFETFVGDNAYRLNSNDLVVAEDWGQGNDNLTFDDLGNLWVLQDGGSNFVWVVRPDHTQTNPKVELFLQTPIGSEPTGMTFTPDYKYMFISIQEPSSANAALLKDASGKEVRFNKSTTLVISRKSNLGNPVAVNSTILENLDLQIYPNPFKQKCKIDFNLDQSAKVEIVISDAQGKNLYSSGVMQKGKGKVSTEMHLPFTGMLFASIYVNGERKTYKLIGF from the coding sequence ATGAAATCAACATTACTTGGATTGTTTTTTATTCTACTAACATTTCAATTTATAAGCGCTCAACAAACGATTTCAATTCGTGTCAATCAACCGGATGATGATATTGAAGAGTACATTCCTGGAGCGAATCAAACAAAAGTACTAGGAAGTATGGATATTGGGAGCTCTGATCTTGAATTGGGTATGGAGACAAAAGATAATATTGATCCACAACTCATTGGCATGCGGTTTAATTCAATTGCAATTCCAAAAGGTGCTTTGATTACCAATGCATATCTTCAGTTTACCGTTGACAACAACAATAAAAATACGGATCCCTGTAATTTGTTTATTTATGCAGAATTAAGTTCAAATGCAGTTGCATTTAATACCAGCCAGGCATTTAATCTGTCAAGCAGAAGTTTTATTAAAGATTCCATTGTATGGAATATTGCGCCTGGTAGTTGGACAGTAATCGGTGAAAAGTCATTGGATCAACGGAGTACGAATATCAGTAGTCTGATACAGCAAATAGTTAATCAGCAAGATTGGATTCCAGGAAATTCTTTGGCACTGTTTATTAAAGGTTCGGGATTAAGAGAAGCTGAATCTTATGATGGTTCCCCAGCAGATGCACCGCTTTTAGTGATCGAGTTTACTCCGGTATTAAATCTTACAACCAAAATTTCTTCACCTGAAGATGATATCGAAGAGTATTTACCTGGACCCAATCAAACGAAAGTACCAGGAAATATGGATATTGGAAGTTCGGATTTAGAGTTGGGTATGGAGACTGCAGGAAATTTAGATCCTCAATATATTGGCCTCCGTTTTGCAGCCCTCGATATTCCAAAATCATCTGTAATTAAATCAGCCTATCTGCAATTTACAGTTGACAACACGAATAAAAATACAGATCCTAGCAAACTCACTATTTTGGTGGAAAACACAAGCAATGCACAGGCATACAATGCAAATGATCCTTTTAATTTAACAAAACGAGCTGTTTTGAATGATTCTATAATATGGGAAATTCCAAATGGCAGTTGGACTGTAATTGGACAAAAAGGAGCAGACCAAAGAAGTACTGACATTTCAAAGTTAGTTCAGCAAATAGTGAATCAAAACAATTGGACATCAGGAAATGCAATCTCATTTTTTATTAAAGGGGTTGGATTAAGGGAAGCGGAATCCTATGATGGTTCTCCTGCGGATGCAGCTCAATTAATTATTGATTACATTCCGGTTGCAAAGTCGAGCTTCAGCGTTTTAACTCCTGAAGACGATATCGAAGAGTATTTGCCAGGACCCAATCAAACGAAAGTACCTGGGAATATGGATATAGGAAGTTCTGATTTGGAGTTAGGTATGGAAACAGCAGGGAATGTGGATCCACAATATGTAGGGATGCGATTTGCAAATATTAACCTGACGAAAGGTACTTTTGTAACAAATGCATATTTACAATTTACAGTAGATAATACCAATAAAAATACAGATCCTTGTAAGCTTACCATCTGGGCTGAAAAATCAGAAAACAGCTTGGCATTTAATCCAAATGATCCTTTTAATTTAACAAAGCGCTCCGTATTTTCTGACTCGATTGTATGGGATATTTCAGCGGGCAGCTGGACTACCATTGGTGAAAAATCATTGGATCAACAAAGTGTAAATATTTCAACTCTCATTAATAAAATTCTAGCTCAAGATAATTGGACCAGCGGAAATGCGCTTTCCTTATTTATTAAAGGGACTGGTTTACGGGAAGCTGAATCCTATGATGGATCTCCATCTGATGCTCCAAAATTAAACATTGAGTTTTTTCAATCTGTAAAACCGAGATTGCCAGTCACCGATTTTCCATTAAAGCGTAAGTCAGATTGGTATTATTGGGATCAGACCACACCGCCTCCCGCTGATTGGGCTGCGATCAATTACAAAGACGATGCTTGGGAATCTGGACCCGCACCACTAGGTTATGGCGATCCATTTATAGTTACCAAATTAAAATTTGGACCGGATGCAAACAATAAAACCATAAGCAACTATTTTCGTAAATACATATCAATCCTAAACCTGGATTCCTTGAGCAATCAAATTGAATTCAGTATTAATACCGATGATGGTGCAGTAGTTTATGTAAATGGTGCAGAGGCATTTCGAATTAATTTGCCTGATACAACAATACGACCTTCCACGAAAGCGGTTAAACGTATTCTAGGACATGAAGAGCGCTATTTTTATTTGTTTGATGTACCGAAGACGCTTTTTGTGAATGGAACCAACACAATCGCTGTTGAAGTGCATCAATGGGAGGGATTTAGTTCAGACTTATCTTTTGATTTAGAAATCAAGAATAAAAAATTTGATACAAATCCATCAAGATTGGGTTGTACCAATGGAAACGATCAACACATTGCTTGTTTTACATCCCTCTTACCAAGATCACAAGATGAATCGATTGAATTACCGGACAGTCATGCATTCCAGTATATTATTGCAACTGATGATGCATACATAGGAACTCAAGGCAACATTCCATCTAATTTTGATTTTACAGGATATGTTCCAATTAATGGAAGTAGTACAGAAGGCTATTTGTCTATCAACCATGAAAAGACCATAGGAGGAGTTTCTATTTTGGATATGAAATTTAATCAAACAAAGAAATTGTGGGAAGTCAACTCTTCTGGTCCTGTAGATTTTTCACCCGTTGTGATGACATCAGAAAATTGTTCAGGTGCTGTAACCCCTTGGAATACCATCATTACCTGTGAAGAAACGACCCTAAACGTAGATGCCAATTCTGATGGGTATTTGGATATTGGTTGGAGTATCGAGATTGATCCAAAAACGAGAGCTGTAAAAAATTATGGTAAAGGTCCTGAAAAATTATGGGCACTGGGAAGAATGGATCATGAAAATGCAGTTGTTAAAAACGATCGAAAAACATTATATCAAGGTGAGGATGCACCGGATGGAAATGTATATAAATTTATTGCCGATCAGGAAGGCAACTTATCTGCTGGCAAACTTTATGTTTTAAAATTAAATGGCACCATTCAAAATGGAGAACCGACGAGTTCACAAGGAGTTTGGTTGGAAGTTCCCAATACAACAACTCAGGAACGTAACGATGTCAAACAATGGGCGAAACAAAATGGAGCTACCCAATTTGCAGGGGTAGAAGATGTAGAAATAAATCCCTTGAATGATCAAGTGTATTTTTCGGTAAAAGGAGTTGGTAGGGTGTATCGATTTACTGACGAAGGAAATACTGTAAGTGGATTTGAAACATTTGTAGGAGACAATGCATACCGACTGAATTCCAATGACCTGGTAGTTGCAGAAGATTGGGGTCAGGGCAATGATAACCTTACATTTGATGATTTAGGAAATTTATGGGTTTTACAAGACGGGGGTTCAAATTTTGTTTGGGTTGTTAGACCTGATCATACCCAAACCAATCCAAAAGTTGAGTTGTTTTTACAAACACCTATTGGATCAGAACCTACTGGCATGACCTTTACTCCAGATTATAAGTACATGTTTATTTCAATTCAGGAACCTTCTTCCGCAAATGCCGCATTATTAAAAGATGCTTCTGGAAAAGAAGTGCGGTTTAATAAAAGTACTACTTTGGTAATTTCGAGAAAATCAAATTTGGGAAATCCGGTTGCAGTTAATTCAACCATTTTAGAAAATCTGGATCTGCAGATTTACCCAAATCCATTTAAGCAAAAATGTAAAATCGACTTCAATTTAGACCAATCTGCCAAAGTAGAAATAGTCATTTCAGACGCTCAGGGAAAAAATTTATATTCCAGCGGTGTAATGCAAAAAGGAAAAGGGAAGGTCTCTACCGAAATGCATTTACCATTTACTGGAATGCTGTTTGCTTCCATTTATGTAAATGGAGAACGGAAAACATATAAATTGATAGGATTTTAG
- a CDS encoding phosphatase PAP2 family protein, whose product MIKIESLQELKNTYCYLLMSIATLLLAMLCYYPKTESFQLLNFFHCKGLDQFFIHITWLGDGIFILLILIILTSEKKYLLSLKILSAYVISGLFVQIIKNIIDIPRPASYFNGTNILKLVDGITYHHHSSFPSGHTTTAFAVSIIFAFNAAHKLTSVLLFILAFLVGYSRIYLGQHFPEDVLAGMIIGSFIGIQIHFTIPKMVRLNLKSKQRELSFQ is encoded by the coding sequence ATGATCAAAATTGAATCACTCCAAGAATTAAAAAACACCTACTGCTATTTATTAATGAGCATTGCAACGCTGCTGCTTGCAATGCTATGTTATTACCCGAAAACTGAAAGCTTTCAATTACTCAATTTCTTTCATTGCAAAGGTTTAGATCAATTCTTTATACATATTACCTGGCTGGGAGATGGGATTTTTATTCTACTCATATTAATAATTTTAACTTCAGAAAAGAAATATTTACTCTCTCTAAAAATATTAAGTGCTTATGTAATCTCCGGGTTATTCGTTCAAATAATAAAAAATATAATTGATATTCCAAGACCGGCAAGTTATTTTAATGGAACCAATATCCTTAAATTAGTAGATGGAATAACTTATCATCATCATTCCAGTTTTCCCTCTGGCCATACAACTACTGCATTTGCTGTCAGTATTATTTTTGCATTTAATGCTGCACATAAACTCACCTCGGTCCTTTTATTTATTTTAGCATTCCTGGTTGGTTACTCCAGAATTTATCTTGGACAACATTTTCCTGAAGATGTTCTTGCCGGAATGATTATCGGTTCTTTCATTGGAATACAAATACATTTTACAATACCTAAAATGGTGAGACTGAATCTAAAATCTAAACAAAGGGAATTATCCTTCCAATAA